One Brassica napus cultivar Da-Ae chromosome C2, Da-Ae, whole genome shotgun sequence DNA window includes the following coding sequences:
- the LOC106393851 gene encoding uncharacterized protein LOC106393851: MVLIYVKSGEWVSSCNEEWIFMVDTSRRGRMVTLETTTPLEKLKRIVCEDYGVDHIVLNTEFSYSMVRAEGIDESTYFMINQCEGRHSCAPSKKRKFGKTTSARTIGTLIQHRFGDANDGPKANEIIQFMRLEHSCEITYWHAWEAREFSIAAARGIPDRSYVKIPAYLHMIKEANPGTHTHYETNEKGRFMYLFMSFGQSVRGFNNAMRRVIVVDGTFLKNKYKGVYLLLLLQLKVVIADCQDLDFVSDRNASISKAIGTVYPQSAHEICIHHLLTNVVAFFKIKGLTALVEKASRAYRYTEFQECITKIFEMSPELGRYLREADVRKWARSLFPGERYDIRTTNPAESINSVLRIPREYPVIPLLDSIRELLTRWFYECRLVSSKHLDPLTTKVEKKIDRRIVKAKGFQVYKVDDFKSLVKGDIYDCHVGLERRTCTCGKYNIGKILCRHAIPAIYSRGMEVHRFTDGLYTTAAWRTAYVESINPVAVPECEWNVPAEVKLAKVLPPETRKSAGRPIKRRYESVEDKIKSSQGSRKNKKHKCSRCGTE; encoded by the exons ATGGTTCTAATCTATGTTAAATCTGGTGAATGGGTGTCTAGTTGCAATGAAGAGTGGATTTTCATGGTAGACACATCAAGGCGTGGTCGAATGGTAACATTAGAAACTACTACTCCATTGGAGAAGCTCAAGAGGATCGTGTGTGAGGATTATGGGGTGGACCATATTGTTCTTAATACCGAGTTCAGTTATTCGATGGTGCGTGCAGAAGGTATAGATGAGTCTACATATTTCATGATCAACCAGTGCGAGGGAAGACATTCATGTGCTCCTTCAAAGAAAAGGAAATTCGGAAAAACAACATCGGCAAGAACAATTGGGACTCTGATACAACATCGATTCGGTGATGCAAACGATGGCCCAAAAGCAAATGAAATCATTCAATTTATGAGATTGGAGCATAGTTGTGAGATTACTTACTGGCACGCTTGGGAAGCTCGTGAGTTTTCTATTGCAGCTGCTAGAGGTATACCGGATCGCAGTTATGTTAAAATACCAGCATATTTGCATATGATTAAAGAAGCTAATCCTGGTACGCATACTCACTATGAAACTAATGAGAAGGGAAGATTCATGTATCTATTTATGTCATTTGGGCAATCAGTTAGAGGATTCAACAATGCAATGCGAAGGGTGATTGTTGTTGATGGaacttttctgaaaaataaatacaaaggaGTCTACTTGTTGCTACTGCT ACAGTTGAAAGTGGTTATTGCTGATTGTCAAGACCTAGATTTTGTCTCAGATAGAAATGCATCTATTTCTAAAGCGATTGGGACTGTCTACCCTCAATCAGCACATGAAATTTGCATTCATCACTTGTTGACCAATGTGGTTGCATTTTTCAAGATAAAAGGGCTGACTGCCTTGGTGGAAAAAGCTTCACGGGCATATAGGTACACTGAATTTCAGGAATGTATcaccaaaatttttgaaatgaGTCCTGAGCTTGGAAGATATCTGCGGGAGGCTGATGTGCGCAAATGGGCTCGTTCTCTCTTCCCTGGTGAAAGGTATGACATTAGGACCACAAACCCTGCAGAGTCGATAAATTCAGTTCTGAGAATACCTAGAGAATATCCGGTTATTCCTTTGCTAGATAGTATAAGAGAACTGTTGACTCGATGGTTCTATGAGTGTCGCTTGGTAAGCTCTAAGCATCTTGATCCTTTGACCACTAAGGTGGAGAAAAAGATTGATAGGAGAATTGtgaaggcaaaaggatttcaaGTCTACAAGGTTGACGACTTCAAATCGCTTGTGAAAGGAGACATATATGATTGTCATGTTGGTTTGGAAAGAAGAACATGCACATGTGGGAAGTACAATATAGGAAAAATTCTTTGCCGACACGCCATTCCTGCCATTTATTCACGAG GCATGGAAGTGCACAGATTTACTGACGGCTTATACACCACTGCAGCGTGGAGAACCGCCTATGTGGAATCCATTAATCCAGTAGCAGTTCCAGAGTGTGAATGGAATGTCCCTGCTGAGGTTAAACTTGCTAAGGTTTTACCACCAGAGACAAGAAAGAGTGCTGGTCGGCCAATAAAGAGAAGGtatgaatcagtagaagacaagaTAAAATCTTCTCAAGGATCAAGAAAGAATAAAAAGCACAAATGCAGTCGTTGTGGTACCGAATGA
- the LOC125581747 gene encoding uncharacterized protein LOC125581747, which yields MSLELPKRILKEGEEPQVTQINNNCRIEYIMRKFTEWMPKELAVVKKDPVFSQIFKLHKNGLGFSARVVHSFLCRELVTYKLHKLWFVFARRPLRFSLQEFHAVTGFECNTRISLKEFEEWKYDGGFWSNVLRRKDGTVSLFNLWNKDKEAVKKWKNADRIRLIYLAIILCVVLARDEKANIPLKYIKVVMDLEKVRKYPWGVAAYDLLYNSITKTRDNLKDKTTSYVLDGFSYAFQIWAMEVVPKIGKLCGKKLDEGFTNGSRCINWMGAGKVSYEEIIRLEQILTPEDDIYAYIDWRGNYDVVQSDAFRRDDDVEDDRVKNLMELIRTGHDFSDHIWEIEEAPEVCSDLHDEAPVNDESAVIDESVVNDEAAGSDEDYHTPKGSKNLGSTSRRGKKRLPVCGMEKRKHKVLSTGPKQAPFNEDMKAFVAKLFEQSFSGMEQRLQKQMAETFEQMRTELKDSRKEASVDVELGEPSAKKPSPKKPSPKKPSMSQPPLRRSTRGVKKH from the exons ATGTCTCTAGAGTTACCAAAGAGGATTCTTAAGGAGGGCGAGGAACCCCAAGTGACTCAGATCAATAACAACTGCAGGATTGAATACATTATGCGAAAGTTCACTGAGTGGATGCCAAAGGAGTTGGCAGTTGTGAAGAAAGATCCGGTTTTCTCTCAGATCTTTAAGCTCCATAAGAATGGTCTTGGGTTCTCCGCGAGAGTGGTACACAGCTTCTTGTGTAGGGAGCTGGTGACTTACAAATTGCACAAGCTTTGGTTCGTCTTTGCGAGGAGACCACTCCGATTTTCATTACAAGAATTCCATGCAGTAACCGGGTTTGAGTGCAATACTCGTATCTCTCTTAAGGAGTTCGAAGAGTGGAAATATGACGGTGGTTTCTGGAGCAATGTGTTGAGGAGAAAAGATGGAACAGTTTCACTCTTCAACCTGTGGAATAaggacaaggaagctgttaAGAAGTGGAAGAATGCTGATCGCATACGACTGATCTATCTGGCCATCATTCTTTGTGTGGTTTTAGCGAGAGATGAGAAGGCTAATATCCCTCTCAAATACATCAAGGTGGTCATGGATCTTGAGAAGGTTCGAAAGTATCCTTGGGGAGTTGCTGCTTAtgaccttctctacaactcaaTAACCAAAACTCGTGACAATCTGAAGGATAAGACTACTAGTTATGTGTTGGATGGATTCTCGTACGCCTTCcagatttgggcaatggaagtTGTACCAAAGATTGGGAAGCTTTGTGGAAAAAAACTTGACGAAGGTTTCACGAACGGTTCTAGATGCATAAACTGGATGGGAGCTGGAAAGGTGTCATATGAGGAGATCATTCGGTTGGAGCAAATACTGACACCTGAG GATGACATCTATGCATATATCGACTGGAGAGGAAATTATGATGTAGTCCAATCTGATGCTTTTCGCAGAGATGATGATGTGGAGGATGATAGAGTCAAGAACCTGATGGAGTTGATAAGAACAGGACATGATTTTAGTGACCATATTTGGGAAATCGAAGAAGCTCCAGAGGTTTGTTCAGATCTTCATGATGAAGCACCTGTGAATGATGAATCGGCTGTGATTGATGAATCGGTTGTGAATGATGAAGCGGCTGGGAGTGATGAAGACTACCATACTCCAAAAGGATCAAAGAACCTAGGCTCTACATCAAGAAGGGGTAAGAAGAGGCTTCCGGTTTGTGGTATGGAAAAAAGGAAGCATAAGGTTCTCTCTACTGGACCTAAGCAAGCGCCTTTTAATGAAGACATGAAGGCTTTTGTGGCAAAGTTGTTTGAGCAGAGTTTCTCTGGAATGGAACAGCGGCTACAAAAACAGATGGCTGAGACATTTGAGCAAATGAGGACAGAGCTTAAAGATTCACGGAAGGAAGCTAGCGTTGACGTTGAGCTTGGAGAGCCTTCAGCGAAGAAGCCTTCACCGAAGAAGCCGTCACCGAAGAAGCCTTCAATGAGCCAGCCACCATTGAGGAGGTCCACACGTGGGGTAAAGAAACACTAG
- the LOC125582277 gene encoding glutathione S-transferase T3-like encodes MDSSNPFTQSSGFLDLLSSQQCDHWTNDPTQAEETTEDRRCRRKWSHKEDVVLISAWLNTSKDPVTGNEQKAGSFWKRVGAYFNASPQLVGMPDREVGNCKQRWSKISDQVSKFVGSLRAATSQQSSGQNDNDVMKLANEIYPHDYGAKFTLEHCWRELKYKQKWLATFGIDNSKSKRRKVGDGSQASVQSSSHGDQKEARPEGVKKAKSRLKAQLSAKEMEATSSKPVEKLQEMFEIRKQDHELKKQDFEMKEKLNKQHMLETLLAKKEPLSETELVLKNKLISDMLS; translated from the exons ATGGATTCTTCAAATCCATTTACTCAGTCTTCAGGTTTCCTGGATCTGTTAAGTAGCCAACAGTGTGATCAT TGGACTAATGATCCAACTCAAGCTGAAGAGACAACTGAAGATAGAAGATGCAGAAGGAAGTGGTCACATAAGGAAGATGTGGTGCTCATAAGTGCTTGGCTTAACACAAGCAAAGATCCGGTCACCGGGAATGAGCAAAAGGCTGGCTCCTTTTGGAAAAGAGTTGGAGCTTACTTCAATGCAAGTCCTCAGCTTGTTGGTATGCCAGATAGAGAGGTTGGCAACTGTAAGCAAAGGTGGTCCAAGATCAGTGACCAAGTCTCCAAGTTTGTTGGCTCGTTACGTGCTGCAACAAGTCAGCAATCAAGTGGTCAGAATGACAATGATGTAATGAAGCTTGCTAATGAAATCTATCCCCATGATTACGGTGCCAAGTTCACACTTGAGCATTGTTGGAGGGAGCTCAAATATAAACAGAAATGGCTGGCAACTTTCGGGATAGATAACAGCAAGTCAAAAAGAAGGAAGGTTGGAGATGGCTCTCAAGCTTCTGTCCAGTCATCGAGCCATGGAGATCAAAAAGAGGCTCGTCCTGAAGGTGTGAAGAAGGCAAAGTCAAGGTTGAAGGCTCAACTGAGTGCCAAAGAGATGGAAGCAACCAGCAGCAAGCCTGTGGAGAAGTTGCAAGAGATGTTTGAGATAAGGAAGCAGGATCATGAATTGAAGAAGCAAGACTTTGAAATGAAGGAGAAGCTTAATAAGCAACATATGTTGGAGACTCTCCTTGCAAAAAAAGAGCCTCTTAGTGAGACTGAACTGGTTTTGAAGAACAAACTAATAAGTGATATGTTGTCATAA